The DNA sequence GAATACCTGGCTTCTTTGGCTATATTCTGTTCCCAGTGACTCAtcctctccccctgctctgtctgcaggaAGCATCATTCACTGCACAAAGTGTCTGGCGGAGCTGCTAAGAGAGATGGGTCCGGCAGCTAAGGGTgtctgcagagaggagagaaggatcCAGCACAAGCTGTGTCCATCTGAGCGTCTGTGAATGGCGAGTGGTACAGAGGTAGGAACAGCTAGTTATCtggaattattttctttttgtttctcaatTAAATATTTGGGATCTCAAATCCCAGCTGAATTTGGAATGTGCAATTCGCAAACTACTGTATGTACAAGCATGATCATATGCACCCCTGCTGACAGCTTGGAAAAGTGAAGACAACTCGCAGTTCTCCTTAAAAACACACGGtgtcagccagctgcttcttttcataccGCAGCCACAAGCTGCGCACGAGCAGAGGAGACCCAATTATACGTGTGCGTGGGAAGCAAGCCATAGGCGCCCGGATGGCTAACAGGGGTCACTTGAACAATGAACAACGCTATCCCCACTATCAGAGTCCCTCCCATATATCCCTTGGGCAATGTAAAGCCAATTGTGTGGCACCCCTGTCGGGCTGCCggccacagctggcactggtTAGATTTTATTCAAGACTATGGTGCTCACGCACGTACCAAAAGGGGTCCTTTTACTGTGTGAGCTACCCAACagcccaaaattattttttttcttccacagcTAAGCCCCACCTACCTCAGGGGGTTGTATGAGAGTGCAGACGGTTGTTTGCTTTCCTCCCTTGTAGCACTTTGTGTTGCATACTACCAGATAGCCCCCACtggaaacaattatttattgtgcatttcTTGTTATTGTGTATCTTTCCCCCATATCTGAAAATCTGCCCATATGATCTTTTAATAGCGCCACAAACCATAGttatgtatttaattacaaCAGTGTTACAAAGTAAATCCAAGGATTTATTCAAATTTCAGGACAACAAACCCTTTTTGGGTCTGTCCATTCTGTCAAGGTGGCACCTACAATTGCTTTACAATAGGAACAAGTGTGACGTTTTACAGTTGGTGTCACATGTCAACAGAAATGGCTGTTGTTGGTCTTTAAAGACCATTTGAAATCATAACTTCTGCCAGGCTACACCTTAGTACATACAGTGACCAGACATCATCCCTCTACAGTTTTTAAGTGTTCATTAAAAGACTGGACAAAAATGtgctgactttttttatttgtgttactAAGCATAGtgggtttttaatttttcaaaaatcgCGAAACACAAATTTGTACATAAAATtctaaaactattttaatataaaaaataattttgcatattgcttttatatatatggaacagtaaaaaaaaagttaaaatggagGTGTTTTCATCGCAAGCACATGTACATAATATGGGTGCTTATTGTAAAGGAATACACAGGGTGCTTCGGTTGCAGTAGTAGCAGTCCAGCCAAGGCAATATTTGACATTATCACACATAGTCCATAATGAGTTCAGCCTCCAGACTTGTATATGCCGTCTGGGGAGTGAGAAGCAGGGTTACATTCACAGGGTGTCCACTTGAGTCCTCCTTGTCTTAGTGGCTACTGCCAAAATGGTTTCCATTAGTGGGGGTTTCCTGTAAACTGGTGTGTGGTATTTCCTCCTCTTTTGCTGGCACCACTGGCTTTTTGAAGAAATCAGACACAAATACAACCTGCAAGGTGGACAGAGGACAGGTGTCAAATGGAATTGTACATTTGTCCTATATCTCATAATTCTACAAACCCATTTGTCCCATTTAATTTTCCTGTAGCacgttttacatttttaattaagaaatgtgctattcatttttcatttgaatccAGATGGGGGAAAGGGTTACTGATAGTAATGGAACGACAGTACAGAAACTGCGATGGCGCTAGAATTAAACCCCCAAATGCGAGCATGGAATAAAATTGGCGAATCTCATGCCTGTTggatcacaaaataaaataaactgtcacAACTGATATAATCCACTGTGTGATCACCGCAGATAAGTTGATGCAGAGTCGTTGTTTCCAGGGCGACAGCCCTGGTGCATACTCACAATAAGTATGGCCATCAGGGCTCCCTGGATCAGGCCAGTGAGGACGTCGCTCCAGTGGTGCTTGTAGTCCGACACGCGGGAGAGGCCCACGTACACAGAGGCAGCGACCAGGAAGAACTGGAGGGTGGGCCGGAGCAGCCGGGCCCACTCGGCCTGAAGCCTGGCCTGAATATAaagctgggggggcggggggggggaatggagtCAATCGCTGAGACGAACATCCCATGCTTTACTTTAATAACATTGTGTTCGGCAGATTAGTCAATGCTGgatatgtaaatatgaatttagTATCATAAGCCTTATTGTTTTCAGCTAGAATTGAGCAGTTTCAGCTTCTGAACGACACAAATCAAgtccatatactgtacatcttaTTCGGCGTAATaatatttagccattttctTCAGCAACAGtaaataagcaaaaaacaacaacaacaaaaaaatgtctgggAGGGTATCTTCTGTTCAGTTCCGTTAGGCATACATAGTGTATTTAGATGGCTAGCTGACGTATTTATACATCATCATAATACATACTGTATTCACCACTTTCTAGATCTAGCTCTTTCTCAGTAGCATTAAACTGTACGTGTTCATGTACTATTTTGTTCTACATCAGTGTTTGCTTCTAGATTTCACCTTACAGAGGAGAACCATTTATGCATATACTGGTTTACAGTCCTTGTTTTCTGGGCCACGTGCTGGAAAAGTCAACATGGACGTTTAAGCGGTCTGCAGCTTGTCTGATTGGATGTGCTGCCTGTCTGCTCTTCCTGCCGTCACCCCAGCTGAAAGCCAGCCGCCGTTGAGCTCATTCCTCCTTCCCAGATGCAAATAGCAACATTTGCCTTTTAGATGTTATCCAAAAGCAACAGAGCAAAGGGAGACTGAGGTCTGCCTTCAAAAACAATTCAGTCAcgccatttttacatttgggtCTGGCTGAAAGAAACGACAGACCTCCTCTCTCACATCGTAAGCCTAAGAGGGAAATCCAAGTGTACTGGCTCTGAAAGACGTCAATGCCGAGAGCAGGCTGTGTCCGATCTCGCCTCTCCCCGACTGACATTTTGCCATGGGAGTCAACTGGCCAAAAGGTCGGATGGCGCAGTCTGTGCGCCTGGTATTGTTTGTGTCTTGGGTGGGCACCGCATGCCGGGTGTTGTGGGCGTCCTCACAGCCTGTTTTCAATAAGGTCTCTCTGTGGCCCCAGAGATGCAGGGCAGCAGTGCCCCGAGCTACTCTGTTCCCTCTCAACCCCGTCGCTGTGGCGGGAGCCGCCGCGCAAGCCAGCCCTCCCATAATAAACAACACGTTGAGCCGGGCCTTTCTGGTTACCGCAAACCCCAGTCTGACCACAGCCTCTTCAGCAGCCAGCCAGTGCCCTTCCACAGCTTGCTCTCCAGGCTAGACACACTCTTCCCTCCCCGTCAGAGGAGACAGAGTGAGGCTGTCGTTCTGCCACAGAGAGGTATTGTAACTTTTGGCATTGTCACCGAAGGATTGTATGTGGGTGGCTGAAAGCACGTGGCTCGATATGTCTGTAAGTGTTTCCTTCATAAAAACTGCTTGTGCTTTTCCTTAAAACTGTGCTCTCCATTGCTTCTTTGTTAACCGTTTCAGAAATAATCGTTAATGCACACAATTACACATATGTAAAAAGGACAGTACTAAATGGCTGCCTATTGTGTTTATTCCACACCCTACtctaaatgaaaacataaattatCCCAGATTCTGTGTACTTTAATCCAGTCCCTCTATGTACTACTAGAGCGGTGGGAAGAACAACAGGCAAAATTCTTTACTAGGAAATATGACACTTGGCGAGTGCTGTGCATGAGGCCATATTTTCTGACTTGACCTGATACTCTGTTCGTGCTATGACTTCACGTCCCAGTGGGGGGCGATCTGGAGTAAGCTTGCAGTGTTTAGTGTGCACGTGGAATCTGGGTTTAGCCCCAGCTGACTTCATCAGTGGATGTGCGCCAACTGGTGCAACAGCTTACAAGGGATTCAGCAGGAAAAATGAGCCTTGAGCGAATTTTAATCAGGTTGCAgagacacactgcagctgcattCCATGGTGTTGTGTGAGCAGTTATTCATGTTTAAGATTTGAGAGATGGGTTCATTTCGCTCTGCCCATGGTCTCATTCAATACAGCTGACTTAAATGCTCTGACACAAGCTTTTTTTCTGAGCAAAATCAAATGGTCCAAGCCAAATATCAGGCTTCTTTTCATGGCCTCTGATtagatgtgatgtgatgtgcaTGGTTATCTCCTCTGCTTCAGTAGGAAGCTAACCCAAAAGctcgaggaaaaaaaaaacaaacaaaaaaaaaaacatcctcttTCCAAAACTAAGATTGGTTACCCCTGAAAACATCTTAAAAGTTCATTTTGCTTGGTTACAGAACCTACAGCTGTGTTATCGGAAATGCTTTATCTGAAAATAGACCATTTATTTAAACTAAACAACCTCTTCCACTGGCCCAGACCTAACACACTGCAGACTGTACGCTTGCTTTTCAATGACCTCAAGCCCGCAGAGCAAGTTcaataaatgtgtgaaaagtTGTCATATGGAGCCAGTGAAGCACACATGACTTGCCACATCACACTGACACTATAATTCCACAGCATGAACAGAGAAATTCCATGTTCTTATCAGATGAGGTTGGATTTACTGTGGTGTGATGGGGCACAGTGCCTAAAACACAGATACTAATCCAAAGGAGATACTTTCCATTCAGAAGGACCCGTGCAGTTGTACCTGTGAATAAATTCCTGAAGTTGAGTTGCTTCAATAAAAGGCCAGATGTATAAATAGATTCTGTGAACAGGTGTAAACCATATAAATAGTGCTGGATATGGTCAACtgctacagaaataaatattaatgccaGAGTATTATTATGCTAAATCCTGGGATTACCATGTGATATATTATGGCCTGTGATGTAACACAAATGCAGGTCAATCTTTATAGATGCGAAGTTTTCTTTGCGTTGCGTAGTGCACTGTGATCATTAAGTCAGGTCTACCTATAGTCCCGTCCTCAAAAAATATAATCCAGTTGGTTTTATACACTTCTTTAAACCGTTAGTAGGCTCACGTTAATAGAAGAGAGACAAAATGTTTGATAAAGGCAATGGTTGAGTAGCCATGACTAAAGAACTtacagatatatattttaaaaatgtattcttataATTTGAATTCTAAAGGTTAAATCCCTGCAGAGGTTTGTCTCTTCTAATGTCATTTTATGATTTTCCTTAGTACAGGCTATACAGatgtataaaaaacaaaatcgcTATAACGTACATTCACCCCTTCCCCAGTACCACATAAACATTGTGTAAATTTAACCTACGGTACTGGTCAGAGAACACTACCCTTCACTGGTTGGTTCATTCAGTTCACCAGAAATGATGGACATTTCCTCTATAAATAGAAAGGAATGTTCGGCAATAGTTTCATCCTATTATACAGCTTCCTGTGTGGCATAATGGCAGCAGAATGAATAAGTGACTGTATACATAATTCCAAGGTGATGTACAACTGCAGAATTTTCCATATAGTGTCTTGATTATATAACAACTAtaatttaatgcaatgtaacacAGCACCTTCAAACATATACCATGTATTGCCACTACTGCTTAGGAACAGAAGACTATTTGCATTGCTATTTGGACTtctaaaaaaaacctgattagTTTGTGCTTTTAAGGTTATCAGCAGCCAGTTAAAAATAGTCTCATTGGTGGTTCTGTTATCATCATTGCAGTCAGTAAATGAACACAGTGCTTCCTGGCATTATAGGAAGAAAGGTGAAAAGCCCATAGGATTGCCTTGCTGTCAGTAACCTCTGTGGCAAGAAACAAGACCTTGAAACACAATGAATTAGAATAAATGAAACTGACACACAATAAAAGGAACAATGAGACTACACACCACTTTGAATCTGTGTACAGACAATGTCGTTCACATATCCGTGAGTGCGTATAGTGTGCATGTCTTTGCTCGGTTCTCAGAAAGGAAATCTCTCTGTCCGGGCTGAAAAGACCActgtcctcagacattttcaaaAGTGAAACTGACCTCTCCCCTTCCGACCATTAAATAAGATGGCAGACCAACaattgtaaattaattaaacatttttctcaGAGTTCATACTTACTGCTAGgaaaagcatgcagtacatggagaAGGAAGAGTGACCAGAATAGAAGGAGAGCctgcaaaacaaaagacaaaatgaataTGGGAGTTTGTGCAGTTGCATTGACTGGTCACGGAGAAACAAACCCCCATACACCATTGTCGTTGATTGATATATTCCCCCCATTGTTCACtagaataacacacacacacacctttttccTGGCGACTGAACCTAGCAAAATGTCACATCCATTGGCGTCTGTAATCCAACACGACAGGGGATGTTGAAGCAGTACCAGAAAATGAGGCTGAATTATTTGTCGGATTTAGGGCCTTCCTGTTTACTTAAGCAGGGAAGTAGAGGATCCGCCCATAGATGGCTGTGATAAGGAACTGCTGAATTAAAACCTGGAGTATACGTGtagtgaatgggggggggggctgctgtcAGCTACATGTCAGCTGTAGTATTAGGCCGGGATTATATTATCCACTGGTCAACTTTCCCAGGCACAGGGCAGATAAATCATAAAAccagcagcagagcagcatgCATGCCTCAGTCACGCCTCACAAGTCACATGGGCAATGCCAAATGTCCATTAACATGGCATGTACTGTACTTTAGGtccaaagaaaagaaacatgcaTAAAAGCAGCATGACACCATGTGTAAAAGATTCAAGCCCGTTTCATTACAAGGGTTGGAATGTAACACTGGTTGGGTATACATTTTCAGTTCCAGGAAACCTGTAATTTTAGACAGCAACATGGCACCATCCTTGAGCTTCGGTTTCCAATGCTCAATTCTTGGATGGCTGCAAGATCATCCTGGTTTATTCAGAACCGCAGCTTTTGAGCCATGCTTGATTTACTCGTTCCACGAATGACTCCCACACTCATTGAAACAGTTGAGAACATGAGTCAGATTTATCTTCCTATATTACAGTAGCTATAGGAACCACACCTTCTATAAGTATGACCCTGTACAGACTTGAATTCCAAACTGTGTGATTCAAGTTCACAGAATAATCTGAGTGTGTTCATTAAGCACTCCACCCTGACTAATGTGCTTGTGCATTTGTTTCTAATTGGCATACTGGAAATAGGTATCatgacaaggaaaaaaaaaaacacagagaaaaaaaaaaactaaatcttgCTAGCTAAAAAGTGTTGCTCAAGATTTTTAACAGAAGAACACTGAAAGTAGATGGAACAGGATGTGGACGAGGCCTTAGTCTTGCTTCTCTCATGAAAAACCATTGTGGCTCTGAGGCACGCAATTAGTTTCATGTTTTGTCACTTCCAGTCACATTAGTTCTACTACTTCTTTTCTTAAAAAGCTATCTCATCCCAACATGGGCAAAATTACTGAATGTTGTCATGCAATTATTTACTGAAGGGAGAAAAgttaaaaattgaatttcagttgttTAACTTTCCTTTCAATTGTTATTCTGTCTttgtgcaaatgtaaaataattgtgGGGGGCAGCCTGGCATCTTTCACAGTTCAAAAAGGCGAAAGGACACTTAGCATTGTGTGCATGGAGATGAAGTGAACAGCTTTGTTTAAGATTGGAATTCTGCTCATTGGTTAAAGAATTATGTGAGAGTGATCACACTGGTCAAAGAGCAGATCaatataaaattcaaaatgcatgTCTGTTTAGTTCGTGAGTTAGACCTGCGGCCACATAAATGTTCTTGTTCTAAAGGATCATGATAAACCCAGCCCCCCGACACTCCGTAACTATGGCAACACAGGGACACTGGTAGAAACCAGGTACACTGCTTTTCAGGAGTCACTATAAAATTAGTTAATAGTGATTTTATAACTATCCTGTTTTGTGTGCAGATATGGCTTATAAAATGCAATCTAAACATACAGTACCTGTACCTTTACACATACTCTACAACCAAAAGTATCCGGACACCccttgatctggggctgtttttcatggtttgggcttgaccccttagttccagtgaaggcgaatcttaatgttacagcaaCAGAATTTGACTAGCCTGCACAGAACCCTTACCTGAACCGCATACAACagctttgggatcaattggaaagccaaatgcgagccaggcctaatcgcccaatcagtgccagacttcactaatgctcttatggctgaatgaatgcaaatccctacagcaatgctccaacatctagtatatagccttcccagaagagtggtggttgttatagcagaaaagggtgAACCAacaccatattaatgcccataattttggatgagatgtagGTGTCCTTACACActatacttttggccatatagtgtataaGGAAGCTTTTCTTTCTACAGTTAAGTTGAAGAAAAAATTCAGACAATTTTATCAgatttatggaaaatattttcaatctcAGCATCACTTACCGGCCCTCATTGACCATGGTCTTGTCGCCGGTGCAGTTGAAATCTTCGACGTAGACATCGACTTTGCAGATCTGGTCCCACTGGTCTGGCTTGCACACATCCAAGAAATGTGGCCTCAGCCGACCGATCGCGTACTTGGCAATGTCAGTCAGGGACTGGCTCATAGCAGCACCAAATAAAAAAGTGCCCACTGCCTTATAAACACAGGCCACATAGCTATTGCCAAAAGATGACTTTGAATTGACACGCTTACAATACACTGAAAGGCACTCCCCAAAGATCATCTGTAAGAATGAGATGGGTGAACATGGATTAATGCCACAAATTCCAGCCACCATCATTCAGTTTCATTCATATATGAAGCACAGAACTTGCCAAAACAGTCATCACTTATTGAGTAATGCTTTTGTTGgcaacattttacacaaatataccCTACCAGAAGAGTtctccaattttatcaaaatttattttgaacaaaTAATGTTTGGTATCACCCAATAAAAATGACCATTATGCCAACATCAAGGAATCCCGATGCAAAATGTTGCCAACACTTCAGTTACAAATTCCAGTTAAGAGACAGTAGGTAACAAttagcaaaaaaatgaaatattaggCCGTGACTGAGTGTCCACTGAATTTGGCTACATCATACATCTGCAATGCAGCAATGACAGGAAAGCAAACCGTATGGAGACAGAGAAAATTCAAGTGGTACTTCACAATGCAGCCATCACTGATTTACTTAAAAAAGACACAGCTGGAGATGGATGTGCATCAAACATTTCTTGTGACACAAATAAAGTGAACCCACAATCACTTGTGTTCCAGCTCCCACTGCCCACTAAATTACAGAAGCTTATCATTTCAAATTGTTGCATTGCCTTTAAAAAACTGCTATTGGTCACACAATAACAATTATTGGTCACACAATAACACAGAGACCCCACATACATAGGTATGAAATTTCACACTGTGTGGAGTCtgatttatgtaaatatttgctcTGCATTAGCCTCTtgctaataaataataataattaataaaaaaagagggCATTAAAATGGGTTATGGGAACAATTAAAAATTCTACCGGTTTATGCATTATAGTCTTATTTACTGAGAACAATGACTTgaaaattttatatatttaatccATGACATCATAGCTCATTAATTATAGAGGCACTGATGTCAAAGCATGACAAAATGGAAGATAATTAAAATCCCCTGACTCAGAAACTATTTCTTGCTTTTCAATATTCGATATCAGCTAAGGCGTAAATTAGTTATACTGAGTTTAAGACATGATACCAAATTATTCATCACAACCCTTCAAAAGTGGGGAGGAAAATAACGTAGGGACAGCCTAACATCGTTACCATTCCAGACACCGAATAAAGCATATGGTGCAATAACACTGGCAGATTCCATAACACAtctgaaatgcaaaatattcTAAATGTTAACAGTGTGCAGAGATTAAATGATTGGATTAGCTTCAGTTCAGGTCCATTTAGTCTTTGTCTAGGAAAATGGTTGAGAAGTGAGagttgtttttatatttgttgcGCTATTTTTGCACAAGGAATGTTGTGctagaaaaggaaaaacaagaatTTAACATTAGATCGATGTAGCCTATATGAGTGCATACATAATTTTATAAGTAATCTGTAATCTGCCATTGTTTTCGCTTTCTTTATTACTTCATCTTGGTGCAAGTATTCACACTGCAAATGTGCAGAAACTCGGTTGTAGATCTCATATTACCCATCCTTCTCTTTACATTTTTCTCACCACAGACAAGAACAAAGCAACTCCCCAAAGAGGAAAAAGAGGCCACGTTGCAAGGATAGCAGTGTACCTGTAAAAACTGTTTTACGGTAACATTATGGACCTCACGGTAGTTGTTTTCTAGTGTGAGGTGCTTACTTGTAAatggttttatatttgttttcttgttctCAGTCAATTCAAGCATATGAATAGTGAAGAGATTCGTTTAAATTCTAGCGGTGACAAAATTTTTGTAACTTTAAAGATCATAACCACCATTATCAGGTCGATTTGCAGTGTGTCAACTGGTACCAGAGAAGTACAATGTTAGGTGTGTAGAGTAGAACAGAATTCTCCACATGAGAAATAAATGCATACGGAAATGTTATCAGATGGGCCCAGAGTGCATTGCTGTATGGATTCATACCTTGCAAATATGGCCATTTTCCAGATCATTCCTAATTATAAGCCTTTTATTTGTGTCTCATTGACACCATTATTttgttatgcatttgtttttaatgtggaTGAACCTGTTGTTGTGCAAAGACAGCAGAGGAATGATATGGGTATAGTAAGCACTACATAGTAAGGTACATTGCATTTAATGCTGAGGTATACGCCACCAGCAGCGATGGTGTTCATACAACAGCAGATGAGCAGACAGAGCAGAAATGGCACATTTAGGAGGCAAAGCAAAATGACTTACAGCAAGCACTGTGCAGGGAATCATTATCCCACCTAACAACTGATAGGATATGGTGTCTTCTTTAAAGGGGTACTTGACTGAATCATCGTTACAGAAAAATCCTCGTTTGAATGGATTGTGTAGCAGTGTGAGTATTGTGAATGGGAGTCCAGCTAGCAAAAGCAATAAGAGAATAGAGAACAGTTAACAGGAGGCTCCACACCCACATGTTGTTACTAGACTCCTCATTTGAGGGCAATTAGTATTCAAACAGAGAAGAACAATGAGAAATGACCACTGTAGGTTAAAGAAAGTACTTTAGGCACGTACTTCCGCCCAGCTTGCCTGATGAAAAAATTGTGTTAACTGTAgatgtgcacatactgtagcagcccagacaacaaaaaatagattaaatacTGATGAAGCCTGAACAGAAATAATTGTCTGT is a window from the Anguilla anguilla isolate fAngAng1 chromosome 14, fAngAng1.pri, whole genome shotgun sequence genome containing:
- the LOC118212415 gene encoding phospholipid phosphatase 1-like isoform X1, coding for MFETRGIPFILLDIACLILAGLPLAAFNLGKIKPYQRGFFCNDDSIKYPFHPSTVTSTVLYTVGFSLPICSMIFGECLSVYCKRVNSKSSFGNSYVACVYKAVGTFLFGAAMSQSLTDIAKYAIGRLRPHFLDVCKPDQWDQICKVDVYVEDFNCTGDKTMVNEGRLSFYSGHSSFSMYCMLFLALYIQARLQAEWARLLRPTLQFFLVAASVYVGLSRVSDYKHHWSDVLTGLIQGALMAILIVVFVSDFFKKPVVPAKEEEIPHTSLQETPTNGNHFGSSH
- the LOC118212415 gene encoding phospholipid phosphatase 1-like isoform X3, with translation MLSGLPFTILTLLHNPFKRGFFCNDDSVKYPFKEDTISYQLLGGIMIPCTVLAMIFGECLSVYCKRVNSKSSFGNSYVACVYKAVGTFLFGAAMSQSLTDIAKYAIGRLRPHFLDVCKPDQWDQICKVDVYVEDFNCTGDKTMVNEGRLSFYSGHSSFSMYCMLFLALYIQARLQAEWARLLRPTLQFFLVAASVYVGLSRVSDYKHHWSDVLTGLIQGALMAILIVVFVSDFFKKPVVPAKEEEIPHTSLQETPTNGNHFGSSH
- the LOC118212415 gene encoding phospholipid phosphatase 1-like isoform X2 translates to MFETRGIPFILLDIACLILAGLPFTILTLLHNPFKRGFFCNDDSVKYPFKEDTISYQLLGGIMIPCTVLAMIFGECLSVYCKRVNSKSSFGNSYVACVYKAVGTFLFGAAMSQSLTDIAKYAIGRLRPHFLDVCKPDQWDQICKVDVYVEDFNCTGDKTMVNEGRLSFYSGHSSFSMYCMLFLALYIQARLQAEWARLLRPTLQFFLVAASVYVGLSRVSDYKHHWSDVLTGLIQGALMAILIVVFVSDFFKKPVVPAKEEEIPHTSLQETPTNGNHFGSSH